TGCTTGTTCCAGAATTCTTTCAGCTGTTCTTTGCTTAAAACTGTTCTTTTTTGACATACATCAATCAACTCTGCTTCGCTTTGTATGTTATCGATAACAGATTCCACTATAGCCACAGTAGTTGCTACCCCTGCATAGTACCCTCCTGTCCTGTAGAAAAGGAGAACATCCCCTGTCTGGACTTGCCTTTCATAGGCATGTGATACGTACACTTTGCTAATAGCATTTCTGTGTGGCTCATTTTCTATATAGTCATCAGCCGACTCATTTCTAAGAATTGAATCTGGAAACAGTTCAGTATGGTACTCTGGACGAATGGATGTGAAGTAGATGTTACTATCTCTAGGTAGGAAAGGGAATGTTAGGCGAGGGTTTTCTTTGTCAGCCTTCTTGCTAAAATCCTTAACAAGTACAATCTCACCATTGTCCTTAGTACCATATTGAGTAAAACCAAATTGCTCAAGTACACGAATAAGCAGTTTTTGCCCTGGTCGCTTGTCAAATATTGTAACGTAAATCTCATCAACCTTTTGCTTTAATGCATTATCAAAAACTATTTTCAGAAAACGTTCTCCAAGTCTAAGACCATTTAGAGTAACTTTTAGTGTTCCAATTTTTAAGCGTTTCTTTGACCCAAATTGAGGTTGAATGTCAGCGTAACTTTCATGCTCATCCTCTACTTTAAGATAGAGAAATGCACCCATGTTTCCATCATAAGTGCACACATAGGCTTCTTCATCAGATTTTTTCTTGAACCAAGAGTCAAATCCTGGGTAATCCTCTCTAAATGAATCAAAAAACTCCTCTTTCACACTAATGGCTCCGAAAAATTTCTTCTGAACAGAGAGCACATTATAATCAATCAATGATGGGTTCTCTGTGATTGCCTTTTCTAGGAACCTGTCAATATTGAATACCTTTTCCTCGACTCCAAGCGAAATCGCTTTCCGAGTAATTCCTTTGTCTTCTGATATTATGCAGTCTACTCTTTCATTAATCAGTTCATTGAGAATTTTTGAGTCAATTATATCGTTTTCGTTCTTGTCTTGAGTGTCAATTATATCCTGTATCGACTTATCGATTGGAGCTTCAGTTTTGAGAAAATGATAGCTTGAAAGTTTAACTTGCATAGTCTCAACAGTCTCTCCGTCCTTATGCTTTGATAATTCAAGAGCAGTTAACGGATGAACACACTTAGTATGCTTCAACTTATCAAGCCAATTGAATAATTGGCCAATATCATGATTCACCACTCTGCTGGCTTCACGGTGTATTACAATGTTAGTGTCTAGTAATACTTTCATAATAATTGTGCAATTTTTGAGATAGCTTCTCTGTAATTGTTTGAACCTATTTCAATATGAGGGACCCCTAGAACCGCTGCGAGCTCAAGAGAATATGCATACTCTTCATCCAACATTCGGTCGATTAAACTTATTGGGTACGTTCTTCTATCTCTTGCCTTTAGCCTTCTCCAAACTGTATCTAAAACTTCCGTTTTTAATAAGAGAACTGAAGGATTGATCGCTCTAAATATTTTCGAGTCTATTCGCGTCACTCTGTATTCATTATCAAGTAAGGTATAGTGGCCATCAAGCAGATAAGAACCGCCTTCCACACATTTACGATTAAGGCCCTGCATCAACCGCACTTGAGTTTCTGAGATGCTTTTGACCTTCTTGTTAGCAATGTCATCACTATACTCTGTCCATCTTAATAATTCACTAGCTACTAAATGTTCCCATTTCAATTCGGAACAAAGTTGATTACAGAATCTACCTTTACCAGTTCCGTGAACTCCTCCAATGAATATTAGCTTAAATGGTTTTATTGTTTTAGTAAAATTGGTCATTCAACTACTATTACTTTCGAACATATTCAAAGTAAAATGATTTTGGATTTCCTACTGCAAAAACTGTTTTAGGAATGTACAACTTGTTGCCACAATCATCTGTAGCCAAGGTAGTCAGTGCCTGAGATTGAGGCATATTCGTAATATTGGAAACATAAAAACTATGTTCAACACTTTTCAACTCGCCCTCTGAGGTATAGGAAATACGATTCGTAAATATGATCGGACTATTGTCGACAGTGTAGTCTTGAGTAGCTGTCTCTTTAGCAGTCGGATAAACTTCCATACCACATACATTCTTGAAACCTGACACCATTGAAAAACCCATAACTTCAATAAACGTGTTCGCAGGAACTTTAATTTTCCTAGGGTTTTCATAGGTTCGAGATAATCCAGAACTTGATCCAGCTGAGGCAGAGAGAGAACTACTTGTTAGGTAATACGGATTATGATAGGGATTCAGATAGTTGTTCTGCGCACTAGCAGTTGTGGCTCGACTAGTTGAATATGTTATCTCACCATCCGCATAATATGGGTTCGCCCTTCCATTCCTTACATAGAATGTATTCTCAAGATCAATTACTATCATCGAATCAGATTGATTCCATACTTGAAATCCAAAATCTCCTTTGTTCGACCAGAAATCATAAATAAAGGCAAGCTCTTCTGTTTCAAATTTTATCTTCTCTTCAACAGCAGCATTCTCGGTAATGGCAGCGGTTTCAAAAACTTGAAAATACTTTGATGACATACAAGACACTAGTAGCATTGGTAAAATGATAATTGACAAAAAGCGGGATGTTTGGTCTTTCATTTTTGTAGAGATTTATTGGTAGAGAAAAATCATCTCAGATCAACCCCCCAATCTACCACTTCCCCTCCACCCCATCTACAGGAGATTTCCCCTTTTTTTTCAGGAAAAACCCTATGCCATCAGGGGGTGATTCCCTATTTATGGGTTCGGCTTTTCAGTAAAATCCTCCGGGTACTGCAAGAGGCAGGGCAGCTTTCTGTACCGATTTGCATAGCATCCTGCAACGAGCGGTAGTAGATGCTGTATAAAATGGTCGCACTTTCTGTAAGAAGCGGAGTAGCCTTTTACAGCAGGCAGGGCAGCCTTCTGCAACAGGTGGGGGCAGGTGCTGTAGCATATGGGGAAGCCTGGTATAAGAAGTAGGGTCACCTCTTGTAAAAGGTGAGGTTGGTTTTGTCAAAAGCAATGTCGCTTTCTATAAAAGGTGAGGTA
This genomic window from Cryomorphaceae bacterium 1068 contains:
- a CDS encoding ATP-binding protein, yielding MTNFTKTIKPFKLIFIGGVHGTGKGRFCNQLCSELKWEHLVASELLRWTEYSDDIANKKVKSISETQVRLMQGLNRKCVEGGSYLLDGHYTLLDNEYRVTRIDSKIFRAINPSVLLLKTEVLDTVWRRLKARDRRTYPISLIDRMLDEEYAYSLELAAVLGVPHIEIGSNNYREAISKIAQLL
- a CDS encoding PIN domain-containing protein, which translates into the protein MKVLLDTNIVIHREASRVVNHDIGQLFNWLDKLKHTKCVHPLTALELSKHKDGETVETMQVKLSSYHFLKTEAPIDKSIQDIIDTQDKNENDIIDSKILNELINERVDCIISEDKGITRKAISLGVEEKVFNIDRFLEKAITENPSLIDYNVLSVQKKFFGAISVKEEFFDSFREDYPGFDSWFKKKSDEEAYVCTYDGNMGAFLYLKVEDEHESYADIQPQFGSKKRLKIGTLKVTLNGLRLGERFLKIVFDNALKQKVDEIYVTIFDKRPGQKLLIRVLEQFGFTQYGTKDNGEIVLVKDFSKKADKENPRLTFPFLPRDSNIYFTSIRPEYHTELFPDSILRNESADDYIENEPHRNAISKVYVSHAYERQVQTGDVLLFYRTGGYYAGVATTVAIVESVIDNIQSEAELIDVCQKRTVLSKEQLKEFWNKHEKLKPFVINLLYSYSIPRRPNLKRLIELGVIEGVDKIPRGFGKLTWEQLERALRNK